One region of Gilliamella sp. ESL0405 genomic DNA includes:
- a CDS encoding glycerol dehydrogenase — translation MMDKVFVSPNRYVQGKDLLTRADVYIKPFGTHFLILADQNIWNIAANQLADSLTNSGLDITKAVFNGECSMVEINRLLDEYKDKKFDAIIGVGGGKTLDTAKALAAKYNIPKVCVPTTASTDAPTAKVSVVYTEDGVFDFLWHHYKNPDLVLVDTRVIANAPVRSLKSGIADGLATWVEARTSIRSCHKTDAGGIATIAGEAIARECEKTIFEYALLAVEANEKKLVTPALEAVVEANTLLSGLGFENGGLGAAHAIHNGFTAVPGDVHHLTHGEKVAYGTIAQLVLEGRPIAELERYIDLYLKLGLPITLEEVHLDKITDEEFELIGKKAVDPVETIHSMPFEVTADDVIQAIKATDYHVKNYKKRLGLN, via the coding sequence ATTATGGATAAGGTTTTTGTTAGTCCTAACAGATATGTACAGGGTAAAGATTTACTTACACGAGCAGATGTGTATATTAAACCTTTTGGAACGCATTTTTTAATTCTTGCCGATCAAAACATCTGGAATATAGCGGCAAATCAACTGGCAGATTCATTAACCAACTCAGGATTAGACATTACCAAAGCTGTGTTTAATGGTGAGTGCTCTATGGTTGAAATCAATCGACTGCTCGATGAGTATAAAGATAAAAAATTTGATGCCATTATTGGTGTCGGTGGCGGTAAAACGTTAGATACTGCAAAAGCCTTAGCCGCAAAATATAACATTCCAAAAGTGTGCGTACCAACCACCGCCTCGACCGATGCGCCAACGGCTAAAGTGTCAGTGGTCTATACCGAAGACGGCGTGTTTGATTTCCTATGGCACCATTATAAAAATCCGGATTTGGTATTGGTTGATACTCGTGTGATTGCTAATGCGCCAGTTCGCTCATTAAAATCGGGGATTGCTGACGGTTTAGCCACATGGGTTGAAGCACGAACTTCAATTCGTAGCTGTCATAAAACTGATGCTGGCGGCATTGCAACCATAGCCGGTGAAGCTATTGCCAGAGAGTGTGAAAAAACCATTTTTGAATATGCGCTTTTAGCAGTAGAAGCAAATGAAAAGAAATTGGTTACCCCAGCTTTAGAAGCCGTGGTTGAAGCCAATACGTTATTAAGTGGTCTTGGCTTTGAAAATGGTGGATTAGGCGCCGCTCATGCAATTCATAACGGCTTTACTGCGGTACCGGGTGATGTGCATCATTTAACCCACGGTGAAAAAGTGGCGTATGGCACAATAGCTCAATTGGTTTTAGAAGGGCGACCGATTGCTGAATTGGAGCGTTATATCGACCTCTATCTTAAACTCGGTTTACCAATTACGCTCGAGGAAGTTCACTTAGATAAAATTACCGATGAAGAGTTTGAACTTATCGGTAAAAAAGCGGTAGATCCGGTTGAAACTATTCATAGCATGCCTTTTGAGGTGACGGCTGATGATGTGATTCAAGCGATCAAAGCAACAGATTATCACGTTAAAAATTACAAAAAACGGTTAGGTCTTAACTAG
- a CDS encoding triose-phosphate isomerase — translation MKKIYIGTSWKMNKTLADALLYCEQLRTFYPENLKKQIQPFVIPPFTCVREVSDYIQRHNLNCLTGVQNMHFEDSGAFTGEISPIMAKDTGAKLVEMGHSERREFFGETDMTVNKKVHAALKHQLTPLVCIGDSAQEKAWGVSHEAVVKQMKIALHGVDKTQVEQVIIAYEPIWAIGEHGVPATPEEAESIHHRLRLALTEMYGTEIANKIILLYGGSVNLENSTLLIAQPNIDGLFIGRSAWQAKGFCNILSAINQQS, via the coding sequence ATGAAAAAAATCTATATTGGCACTAGCTGGAAAATGAATAAAACATTAGCTGATGCGCTATTGTATTGTGAACAGTTAAGAACCTTCTATCCGGAAAATTTAAAAAAACAAATCCAACCTTTTGTTATTCCGCCTTTTACCTGCGTTCGTGAAGTATCTGACTATATACAGCGCCATAATCTGAACTGTTTAACCGGCGTACAAAATATGCATTTTGAAGATTCAGGCGCTTTTACCGGTGAAATTTCGCCGATTATGGCAAAAGATACCGGCGCTAAACTGGTGGAAATGGGGCATTCAGAGCGGCGGGAATTTTTTGGCGAAACCGATATGACTGTCAATAAAAAGGTACATGCGGCATTAAAGCACCAGCTCACCCCTTTAGTATGCATTGGTGATAGTGCTCAAGAAAAAGCGTGGGGCGTGTCGCATGAAGCCGTAGTTAAACAGATGAAAATTGCCCTGCATGGCGTCGATAAAACGCAAGTTGAACAAGTTATCATTGCCTATGAGCCTATTTGGGCAATTGGTGAACATGGCGTTCCGGCTACACCGGAAGAAGCAGAATCTATTCATCATCGACTTAGACTTGCACTAACTGAAATGTATGGCACCGAGATAGCGAATAAAATAATTTTATTGTATGGAGGCAGCGTAAACCTTGAAAATTCAACCTTATTGATTGCGCAACCAAACATCGATGGCTTATTTATTGGACGCAGTGCATGGCAAGCTAAAGGTTTTTGTAATATATTATCCGCTATTAATCAGCAAAGCTAA
- the potG gene encoding putrescine ABC transporter ATP-binding subunit PotG codes for MNDKTTNQVQPKKKMITPLLEIKNLTKVFNDDYYAVDDVNLTIYKGEIFALLGASGSGKSTLLRMLAGFEQPTSGQIILDGKDLSQVPPYNRPINMMFQSYALFPHMTVEQNIAFGLKQDKLDPKEIKHRVEEMLALVHMEQFGRRKPHQLSGGQRQRVALARSLAKRPKLLLLDEPMGALDKQLRDRMQLEVVSILEQVGATCVMVTHDQEEAMTMAGRIAIMNKGQFVQIGEPEEIYEHPNCRYSAEFIGSVNVFDGILQETLEDGLIINCPMIKHPIKVDYDSPAVEGVPIQVALRPEKIKLCDEIPEEGYNVATGEVVEIAYLGDLSIYHVKLGSGQIIIAQLQNEHRYRKGMPTWGDVINLSWEVDSCVVLTE; via the coding sequence GTGAACGATAAAACAACAAATCAGGTACAGCCTAAAAAAAAGATGATAACTCCATTATTGGAGATCAAAAATTTAACCAAAGTTTTTAATGATGATTATTATGCGGTTGATGATGTGAATCTAACCATTTATAAAGGTGAGATTTTCGCATTATTGGGTGCATCAGGTAGTGGTAAGTCTACGTTATTACGTATGCTTGCTGGTTTTGAGCAGCCAACTTCGGGGCAGATTATTCTTGATGGTAAAGATTTATCACAAGTGCCACCTTATAACCGACCAATTAATATGATGTTTCAATCGTATGCTCTATTTCCTCACATGACGGTTGAGCAAAATATTGCTTTTGGTTTAAAGCAAGACAAATTAGATCCGAAAGAGATCAAACATCGTGTTGAAGAGATGCTCGCGCTAGTTCATATGGAACAGTTTGGCCGACGCAAGCCACACCAATTATCCGGCGGTCAACGCCAACGTGTTGCCTTAGCACGTAGTTTAGCTAAACGGCCGAAACTACTGTTATTAGATGAGCCAATGGGAGCGCTGGATAAACAGCTACGTGATCGTATGCAACTGGAAGTGGTCAGCATTTTAGAGCAAGTCGGCGCCACTTGCGTTATGGTGACCCATGATCAGGAAGAAGCCATGACAATGGCAGGGCGAATTGCGATTATGAACAAAGGGCAATTTGTCCAAATTGGTGAACCAGAAGAGATTTATGAGCATCCAAATTGCCGTTATAGTGCTGAATTTATCGGCTCAGTTAATGTTTTTGACGGTATTTTGCAAGAAACCTTAGAAGACGGATTAATTATCAATTGTCCGATGATCAAGCATCCAATCAAAGTTGATTATGATTCGCCAGCTGTCGAAGGTGTGCCAATTCAAGTTGCCTTACGTCCGGAAAAAATTAAATTATGTGATGAAATACCGGAAGAAGGGTATAACGTTGCAACCGGTGAAGTGGTAGAAATTGCTTATCTTGGTGATTTGTCGATTTATCACGTTAAACTGGGCAGCGGACAAATTATCATTGCACAGTTACAAAATGAGCATCGCTATCGTAAAGGCATGCCAACTTGGGGGGATGTGATCAACCTAAGTTGGGAAGTTGATAGTTGTGTTGTGCTTACCGAATAG
- the dhaM gene encoding dihydroxyacetone kinase phosphoryl donor subunit DhaM — MVSIVLVSHSRKITDGLKEMIEEMVDSTGDVEIHSAGGTDDGRLGTDAVAIYNIIEQSKNHKNILIFADIGSAILSTETAIDLIEDEELKSKVTLVDAPLVEGAFVASIQAMVDDDVEGILAELQNI; from the coding sequence ATGGTTAGTATCGTTTTAGTATCGCATAGTAGAAAAATTACCGATGGTTTAAAGGAGATGATAGAAGAGATGGTTGATTCAACCGGAGATGTAGAAATTCATTCCGCAGGCGGAACTGATGACGGGCGTTTGGGAACCGATGCAGTTGCGATTTACAACATTATTGAACAATCTAAAAATCATAAAAACATCCTAATTTTTGCTGATATTGGCAGTGCGATACTAAGTACTGAAACCGCTATTGACCTAATCGAAGATGAAGAGCTCAAAAGTAAAGTGACTTTAGTCGATGCGCCTTTGGTAGAAGGGGCGTTTGTTGCGTCTATACAAGCCATGGTAGATGACGATGTAGAAGGTATTTTAGCTGAATTACAAAATATTTAA
- a CDS encoding extracellular solute-binding protein has translation MFTQRKTILSIIAGVSLALSQSAIAKDRVVHFYNWAGQIGNQTIADFEKSTGIKLVYDVYDSNEALEGKLMAGHSGFDVVSPSDSFLARQIKSGIYLPLDKSKLPNWKNLDPNLMKLMANHDPDNTYAIPYVWMTTGIGYNIDKVKERLGDNAPVDSWDLVFKPENMEKLKDCGVAFLDAPTEIFASALQYLGKDPNSTDAKDYTGAAYELLEKVRPNIRYFHSSQYITDLANGDICVILGWSGDILQSRDRANEAKNGVHIGYQIPKEGALVFFDTFAIPKDAANVEEAHEFLNFVMKPEIAAQVTNDVNFASANKVANDQFVKPEVKNDPAVYPKPEVMEKLFTLTVKEPKLERVITRTWTKLKTGR, from the coding sequence ATGTTTACTCAACGTAAAACAATTCTTTCAATCATCGCTGGTGTTTCACTAGCATTATCTCAATCTGCTATCGCTAAAGATCGTGTCGTGCATTTTTATAACTGGGCGGGTCAAATCGGTAATCAAACTATTGCTGATTTTGAAAAATCCACCGGTATTAAACTTGTTTATGATGTGTATGATTCCAATGAAGCGCTCGAAGGCAAGCTTATGGCTGGTCATTCTGGGTTTGATGTGGTCTCTCCGTCAGATAGTTTTTTAGCAAGACAAATCAAATCGGGTATCTATTTACCATTAGATAAAAGTAAATTACCGAATTGGAAAAATCTTGATCCAAATCTAATGAAATTAATGGCAAATCACGATCCGGATAACACTTATGCTATTCCGTATGTATGGATGACAACCGGTATTGGTTATAATATTGATAAAGTTAAAGAGCGTTTAGGTGATAATGCACCGGTCGACAGCTGGGACTTAGTGTTTAAACCTGAAAATATGGAAAAACTTAAAGATTGTGGTGTGGCATTTTTAGATGCGCCGACCGAAATCTTTGCCAGTGCGTTGCAATATTTAGGTAAAGACCCAAATAGTACCGATGCGAAAGATTATACAGGTGCCGCTTACGAGTTGTTAGAGAAAGTTAGACCTAATATTCGTTATTTCCACTCTTCACAATATATTACCGATCTTGCAAATGGTGATATCTGTGTCATTTTAGGTTGGTCTGGCGATATTTTACAATCACGTGATAGAGCTAACGAAGCTAAAAACGGTGTGCATATTGGTTATCAAATTCCTAAAGAAGGCGCATTAGTCTTTTTTGATACCTTTGCCATTCCAAAAGATGCCGCTAACGTAGAAGAAGCTCACGAGTTCTTAAACTTTGTTATGAAACCTGAAATTGCTGCACAAGTCACTAACGATGTTAATTTTGCTAGTGCAAACAAGGTAGCAAATGATCAGTTTGTTAAGCCGGAAGTGAAAAACGATCCTGCTGTTTATCCGAAACCGGAAGTTATGGAAAAACTATTTACTTTAACAGTTAAAGAACCTAAGCTTGAACGTGTGATCACACGTACATGGACAAAACTCAAAACTGGTAGATAA
- the eco gene encoding serine protease inhibitor ecotin, producing MKKLMLLMLMGVALSACAKSPNVPQAVQNINEIAPYPEAKTGYTRYVIRLPSLADENSAQVEVMIGKEMSVDCNSRSLTGTVKQEELKGWGYSYYVVDKVNDGISTLMACPQSANHNQFVTMYHNIGLLGYNSRLPIVFYVPSDLTVKYRVWQPTSKPLQASAE from the coding sequence ATGAAAAAATTAATGTTATTAATGTTAATGGGTGTTGCATTATCTGCTTGTGCAAAATCACCAAACGTCCCCCAAGCAGTACAAAATATCAATGAAATTGCGCCTTATCCAGAGGCTAAAACGGGCTATACTCGTTATGTTATTCGTTTACCAAGCCTTGCTGATGAAAACAGTGCACAAGTTGAAGTTATGATCGGCAAAGAGATGAGTGTCGATTGTAATTCACGCAGTTTAACCGGCACGGTTAAGCAAGAAGAGCTCAAAGGCTGGGGTTACTCTTATTATGTTGTTGATAAAGTCAATGACGGCATTTCAACTTTAATGGCTTGCCCGCAAAGCGCTAACCATAATCAATTTGTCACTATGTATCACAATATTGGTTTATTAGGTTATAACAGCCGTTTACCAATTGTTTTTTATGTTCCAAGTGATCTCACTGTCAAATACCGTGTTTGGCAGCCAACTAGCAAACCTTTGCAGGCATCCGCTGAATAA
- a CDS encoding dihydroxyacetone kinase subunit DhaK, protein MRRLINDGYDVVEEMLEGYCLAHSDYVKLKDDCDRVIVSKKISAEPRVRIIIGGGSGHEPAFLGYVGKDFADAAAVGNVNTSPSPEYCYEAVKAVDAGKGCLFVYGNYAGDVMNFDMGAELAAQDGIRVETVTTTDDIYSSKNIPDRRGVAGNVFVFKVAGSAAAKGYDLDKVKALTQKANANTYSIGVALSSSTLPVTGEPIFEMQDGDMEVGMGIHGEPGIERTKLEKADYVVSQLIDHILQDSQLKSGDEVQLLINGLGGLALMDQYVCYRKAHLLLAQKGIKIYNPLVGNYVTSMDMVGMSISVIKLDDELKQLLDHPCDTPYFKVAYK, encoded by the coding sequence ATGAGAAGATTAATTAATGATGGCTATGATGTCGTTGAAGAGATGTTAGAAGGCTACTGTTTAGCGCACAGTGATTATGTCAAGCTTAAAGATGACTGTGATCGGGTTATTGTCAGTAAAAAGATAAGCGCTGAACCAAGAGTCAGAATTATCATCGGCGGCGGATCAGGTCATGAACCGGCTTTTTTAGGTTATGTCGGTAAAGATTTTGCTGATGCAGCAGCAGTGGGCAATGTCAATACTTCACCTTCGCCAGAATATTGCTATGAAGCGGTTAAAGCGGTTGATGCCGGTAAAGGTTGCTTGTTTGTTTACGGCAATTATGCCGGTGATGTAATGAATTTTGATATGGGCGCTGAACTCGCTGCTCAAGACGGTATTCGTGTTGAAACAGTCACCACAACCGATGATATCTATTCTTCTAAAAACATACCCGATCGTCGTGGTGTGGCAGGTAACGTTTTTGTCTTTAAAGTTGCCGGTAGCGCCGCTGCTAAAGGATATGATCTCGACAAAGTTAAAGCCTTAACCCAAAAAGCAAATGCCAATACTTATTCAATTGGTGTAGCACTTTCATCATCAACACTCCCTGTAACTGGCGAGCCGATTTTTGAAATGCAAGACGGCGATATGGAAGTTGGTATGGGCATTCATGGTGAGCCGGGTATTGAAAGAACAAAACTTGAAAAAGCCGATTATGTTGTTAGTCAACTCATTGATCATATCTTACAAGATTCCCAACTCAAATCAGGTGATGAAGTCCAATTACTCATTAATGGGCTAGGGGGATTAGCTTTAATGGATCAGTATGTCTGTTATCGTAAAGCTCATCTGCTATTGGCGCAAAAGGGCATTAAAATTTACAACCCATTGGTTGGCAATTATGTCACTTCCATGGATATGGTGGGGATGTCTATATCTGTCATTAAACTCGATGATGAACTTAAGCAGTTATTAGATCATCCATGTGACACCCCGTATTTCAAAGTTGCCTATAAATAA
- the ydiK gene encoding AI-2E family transporter YdiK — translation MPAEKNTYDLLKLILNLLLIGLLIIVTYRVIEPFLFGFFWAVMVVIATWPLMIKIQQKLFNKRWLSILVMALILAFVCVIPFILIISSIAQNGHHMIEWARTLPYKELPTFDWLENIPTFGTELHQKWLELRKTDGSELISDIQPYIGTVIGWLLEQATNISVFIFHAGVMIIFSLLLYLKGESTTKYVYLFANRLSKQYGKTTVTLAGQSIRAVALGVVVTAITLALIGGLSFIVTKMPLPGILTLILFICCVAQIGPVVVMLGCIIWQFWDGHTVYAIVLIVVAIILTTLDSVMRAYLIKKGADLPFLLILFGVIGGLLGFGIMGLFIGPVVLALTYKIIQTWVDEQS, via the coding sequence ATGCCAGCTGAAAAAAATACTTATGATCTATTAAAGTTAATTCTTAACTTACTGCTAATTGGATTATTAATTATTGTGACTTATCGGGTCATTGAGCCTTTCTTATTTGGTTTCTTTTGGGCGGTAATGGTTGTCATTGCAACTTGGCCATTAATGATAAAAATACAACAAAAATTGTTTAACAAACGTTGGCTGTCAATTTTAGTTATGGCATTGATATTAGCATTTGTTTGCGTCATTCCGTTTATTTTAATCATTAGTAGCATTGCTCAAAACGGGCATCATATGATTGAATGGGCAAGGACGTTACCCTACAAAGAGTTACCCACATTTGACTGGTTAGAAAACATACCGACGTTTGGTACTGAATTGCATCAAAAATGGTTAGAGCTTAGAAAGACCGACGGCTCAGAATTAATCTCAGATATTCAACCCTATATTGGCACCGTCATTGGTTGGCTGTTAGAACAAGCAACCAATATTAGCGTCTTTATTTTTCATGCCGGGGTGATGATTATTTTTAGCCTTTTACTCTACCTTAAAGGCGAAAGTACCACAAAATATGTCTACCTGTTTGCCAATCGTTTATCTAAACAATACGGAAAAACAACGGTCACCTTAGCGGGCCAATCCATTCGAGCAGTAGCTTTGGGCGTTGTGGTCACCGCTATCACGCTGGCGTTAATTGGTGGCTTAAGCTTTATTGTAACTAAAATGCCATTACCGGGTATTTTAACCTTAATTTTATTTATCTGTTGTGTGGCTCAAATTGGACCTGTCGTTGTCATGCTAGGCTGTATTATTTGGCAATTTTGGGATGGACACACCGTTTACGCTATCGTGCTTATTGTGGTGGCTATCATTTTAACCACCCTTGATAGTGTGATGCGAGCTTATCTAATTAAAAAAGGGGCTGATCTGCCTTTCTTACTGATTTTATTTGGTGTGATTGGTGGTCTACTTGGTTTTGGTATTATGGGACTGTTTATTGGTCCAGTAGTACTTGCGTTAACTTATAAAATTATTCAAACATGGGTTGATGAACAATCTTAA
- the dhaL gene encoding dihydroxyacetone kinase subunit DhaL, with product MSALMLTKSYFIETFKKLAEMAEQNRDHLSKLDSDIGDGDHGINLTIGFREVEKQLPTLSETTADIAELMKKVGMILLSKVGGASGPLYGSFFMKMATHTVGKQEVTFKEFCQMYQDGVEAVQFRGKAEVGDKTMVDALIPGLDVLKNYQEGDDPVKTLQTCVDEMKKGSDNTIALIAKKGRSMRLGERAIGHRDAGSESSWMIINQFLEQLKLENQQNA from the coding sequence ATGAGCGCGCTGATGCTAACCAAGTCCTATTTTATCGAAACATTTAAAAAACTTGCCGAAATGGCTGAACAAAATCGTGATCATCTCAGTAAATTGGATTCCGATATCGGTGATGGTGATCATGGTATTAATTTAACCATTGGCTTTCGGGAGGTCGAAAAACAGTTACCGACACTGTCTGAAACAACGGCGGATATTGCTGAATTGATGAAAAAAGTCGGCATGATTTTGTTAAGTAAAGTTGGCGGTGCATCAGGGCCTTTATACGGCAGTTTCTTTATGAAAATGGCGACTCATACCGTTGGAAAACAAGAGGTCACCTTTAAAGAATTTTGTCAAATGTATCAAGACGGCGTTGAAGCGGTGCAGTTTCGAGGCAAGGCCGAAGTAGGTGATAAAACCATGGTCGATGCCCTGATCCCCGGGTTAGATGTATTAAAAAATTATCAGGAAGGGGACGATCCGGTAAAGACACTACAAACCTGCGTAGATGAAATGAAAAAAGGGTCAGATAATACCATTGCATTGATAGCTAAAAAAGGGCGTTCAATGCGACTAGGTGAAAGGGCGATCGGTCATCGTGATGCCGGTTCTGAATCATCGTGGATGATCATAAATCAATTTTTGGAGCAATTAAAACTAGAAAATCAACAAAATGCCTAA
- a CDS encoding sugar-binding transcriptional regulator — protein MDIFNDKQESELLTEIAVAYYEYEQTQEEIAKRFGISRIKVGRLLKKARAEGIVEINVKYHPVFSSRIEQQFVNNFGIKRALIALDHQDEDEQRRQVAALVSNYLSSTLKNGMTVAVGQGRNVAAIASHIGVFPEKQCKFICGIGGTQRVGEIIDADHISRSLARKFNATSETLYAPAYVENRELKRAFMQNRVIKDTLERASKADIALVGLGDMNENCYMVQLGWFTPQEITYATLNQGVIGDIAGYGFFDIQGNPVDTVMNDRVIGLSIEELRNIPCVIAIASENTKATAILGALRSGVIDIIATSASNARMVLSLQQNTNK, from the coding sequence ATGGATATATTCAATGATAAACAAGAGTCAGAACTACTTACCGAAATCGCAGTTGCCTACTATGAGTATGAACAGACTCAAGAAGAGATTGCAAAGCGATTTGGTATATCACGGATTAAAGTTGGTCGTTTATTAAAAAAAGCGAGAGCTGAAGGGATTGTTGAAATCAATGTTAAATATCATCCTGTCTTTAGCTCACGAATAGAACAGCAATTTGTTAATAATTTTGGTATCAAACGGGCACTGATTGCTTTAGATCATCAAGATGAAGATGAACAACGCCGGCAAGTTGCTGCGCTAGTTTCTAATTACCTATCAAGCACCTTAAAAAACGGCATGACCGTTGCCGTGGGACAGGGCCGTAATGTGGCTGCCATTGCCAGCCATATTGGCGTATTTCCCGAAAAACAGTGTAAATTTATTTGTGGAATTGGCGGTACACAACGAGTTGGCGAGATTATCGATGCTGACCATATTAGTCGAAGCCTTGCCAGAAAATTTAATGCCACCAGCGAAACATTATATGCGCCAGCTTATGTTGAAAACCGTGAGTTAAAACGTGCATTTATGCAAAATCGAGTGATCAAAGATACCTTAGAAAGAGCCTCTAAAGCCGATATTGCTTTGGTTGGTCTGGGTGATATGAACGAAAATTGTTATATGGTTCAACTCGGTTGGTTTACCCCACAAGAGATCACCTACGCCACGTTAAATCAAGGGGTGATTGGTGATATTGCCGGTTATGGCTTTTTCGATATTCAAGGTAATCCGGTCGATACAGTGATGAATGATCGCGTTATTGGCTTAAGTATCGAAGAGCTACGCAATATACCGTGTGTGATTGCTATTGCCTCAGAAAATACCAAAGCCACCGCCATTCTAGGGGCGCTTCGCTCCGGTGTTATCGATATTATTGCAACCAGCGCATCAAATGCCAGAATGGTTTTAAGCCTGCAACAAAATACCAATAAATAA
- the pssA gene encoding CDP-diacylglycerol--serine O-phosphatidyltransferase, which translates to MRIPFIRYNHRKHLDELAKLPQNAEQYQILYDPQSYRSALLEHIQKAQYRIYIVALYLEQDEAGKEILAALYQAKKLNPSLDIKVFVDWHRAQRGRFGEDKSNTNARYYYQMRQQHPDIDIPVYGVPINRREVLGVLHLKGSIIDDTVIYSGASINNVYLHKLDKYRYDRYHFITNKALADSMIKYIDDNFLPFEGLQRLDIENHKTRKQLKSAIKSLRQHISGANYQYTNNTDNRSLSVAPIAGLGRNNALNKIIHHLVNITQKKIIFCTPYFNLPNILVRDIIRLLRKGRKVEIIIGDKVANDFYIPEDQPFNISGGLPYLYEINLRRFIERLQSYVDKEQLIIRLWKDQDQTYHLKGVWVDNDWMLVTGNNLNPRAWRLDLENGILVHDPKHQLKHQLQQELDTIREKTTLVTHFQQIQASQFYPKQVHKLIKRLSRIRVDRIIKRLL; encoded by the coding sequence ATGCGAATACCATTTATAAGATATAATCATCGAAAGCATCTTGATGAATTAGCCAAACTTCCTCAAAATGCTGAACAATATCAGATATTATATGATCCACAAAGTTATCGGTCTGCGTTACTTGAACATATTCAAAAAGCCCAATATCGAATCTATATTGTGGCACTTTATCTTGAACAAGATGAAGCAGGTAAAGAGATCCTTGCCGCCCTTTATCAAGCTAAAAAACTCAACCCTAGTCTGGATATCAAAGTCTTTGTCGATTGGCATCGGGCGCAGCGTGGTCGATTTGGCGAAGATAAATCAAACACCAATGCACGCTACTATTATCAGATGAGACAGCAACATCCGGATATTGATATTCCGGTCTATGGCGTGCCAATTAATCGACGGGAAGTGCTCGGTGTTTTACATTTAAAAGGATCAATCATTGACGACACGGTCATTTATAGCGGTGCCAGTATTAATAATGTCTATCTGCATAAGCTCGATAAATACCGTTATGATCGATATCACTTTATTACCAATAAAGCGTTAGCCGATAGTATGATCAAGTACATTGATGACAACTTTTTACCGTTTGAAGGTTTGCAACGATTAGATATTGAAAATCATAAAACCCGTAAGCAACTGAAATCGGCAATTAAATCGTTACGCCAGCACATTTCCGGAGCCAATTATCAATACACCAACAATACTGATAACAGATCGCTATCAGTTGCGCCTATTGCAGGGTTGGGACGCAATAATGCGTTAAATAAAATTATTCATCATCTGGTTAATATTACTCAGAAGAAAATTATATTTTGCACCCCGTACTTTAATCTACCGAATATTTTAGTACGCGACATTATTCGTTTACTACGTAAAGGTCGAAAAGTTGAGATTATTATTGGTGATAAAGTAGCAAATGACTTTTATATACCGGAAGATCAACCATTTAACATTTCCGGCGGGCTTCCTTATTTATATGAAATCAATTTAAGACGCTTTATCGAACGTCTGCAATCGTATGTTGATAAAGAGCAATTGATTATTCGTTTATGGAAAGATCAAGATCAAACCTATCATTTAAAAGGGGTTTGGGTCGATAATGACTGGATGCTGGTAACCGGTAATAACCTTAATCCGAGAGCTTGGCGTTTAGATCTTGAAAACGGCATTTTAGTTCACGATCCAAAACACCAGCTAAAACATCAACTACAACAAGAACTTGATACTATTCGTGAAAAAACCACATTGGTTACGCATTTCCAACAAATTCAAGCTAGCCAATTTTACCCTAAGCAGGTACACAAGCTGATTAAAAGACTTAGTCGTATTCGGGTTGATAGAATTATCAAGCGCTTACTGTAG